In Luteitalea sp. TBR-22, one genomic interval encodes:
- a CDS encoding IPT/TIG domain-containing protein — translation MRRAHFGGMVRPGLASHLRRSFLALCLLLVAQVEHAVAGSVRLSWDANTEPDLAGYVLVWGTSPGSYSQSLTVPATAVTQDVTGLVDGTYYFAIRAFNVAGQHSAYSNEVVVTLAPSISTPAITSVTPATGTTQGGTTLTIAGSGFVAGATVRVGSAAATVLSVSATAISARTPAGAAGAAAVTVTNPDGGTASRAAAFTYVASALPAISSFAPALGPTSGGTDVVITGTNFQNGVIVRFGAIAATVSSVTTTRLVARTPAQSRGTVAISVVNPDGNGVELPNAFTYRGPAPRITSVTPAIGASVGGTEVQVDGADFDAGVSVSVDALPATVISVTASRLVIRMPAHAPATVGLTVTNPDAQLAWAPAVYTYVNAAPTITAVAPANGPTEGGNAVTISGSAFAAGATVSFGGVPAVIASLAPDTLVVKAPAHTSGAVSVLVKNADGQSATLVNGYGYDDTTPVITSVTPAKGPVAGGTVITITGQRFGAQPTVAVDGRPARVLSSSDTVVSAETPAHPAGTVGVSLVTAGGQSAVAPASFTYEQTSAPAPFTRYFAEGASGGFFQTRFALANPHDEAVPVTVTFTDTQGTATPMQVTLPARARLTIDENNRPALASEAFATKFEAPKVIGVERTMTWAAGGPAYGAHSEIGVEAPRTSWVLAEGATIAGFNTFYLLQNPTTTAAQVKVQYLLATGQRIEKIHPVAPLSRTNIWVNKDDPALAAAEMSASITSLNDVPVVVERSMYRNNGNELFSAGHNSAAVDAPALRWFLAEGATGGTFDEFVLIANPNTAAAQLRVSYLRAGKAPLVKTYTAAAQSRLTIWVDQEAPELANAEVSVVVECLTATPVVVERSMWWRATPAGEWVEAHNSRGTTTTAARWLVADGEAGGPGQASTYVLVANTGATATGVKFTLLTEQGAGRTVQDTVTANGRYSLDVAATFPEVASGRFSVLVESVTGTAPLVVERASYSSTATTTWAAGTNAVAMPLP, via the coding sequence ATGCGCCGTGCCCACTTCGGGGGCATGGTACGCCCGGGCCTCGCCAGCCACCTCCGTCGCTCGTTCCTGGCGTTGTGCCTCCTGCTCGTTGCGCAGGTCGAACACGCCGTCGCCGGTTCCGTGCGCCTCTCGTGGGACGCCAACACCGAGCCCGATCTCGCGGGCTACGTGCTCGTGTGGGGCACCTCGCCTGGCAGCTACAGCCAGTCGCTGACCGTCCCCGCCACGGCGGTGACCCAGGACGTGACCGGCCTGGTCGATGGCACGTACTACTTCGCCATCCGAGCCTTCAACGTGGCCGGGCAGCACAGCGCCTACTCCAACGAGGTGGTCGTCACGCTGGCCCCGTCCATCTCCACACCGGCGATCACCTCGGTCACGCCCGCGACGGGCACGACCCAGGGCGGTACGACCCTGACCATCGCCGGCAGCGGCTTTGTGGCAGGCGCCACCGTGCGGGTCGGATCCGCGGCCGCGACGGTCCTCTCGGTGTCGGCGACGGCGATCTCCGCCCGGACGCCGGCGGGCGCGGCGGGCGCGGCGGCGGTGACGGTCACCAATCCCGACGGCGGCACGGCGAGCCGTGCCGCGGCGTTCACCTACGTGGCGTCGGCGCTGCCGGCGATCAGCAGCTTCGCACCGGCGCTGGGCCCGACCTCGGGCGGCACCGACGTGGTCATCACGGGCACCAACTTCCAGAACGGCGTGATCGTCCGCTTCGGCGCGATCGCGGCCACGGTGTCGAGCGTGACGACCACCCGGCTCGTCGCTCGGACGCCCGCACAGTCGAGGGGGACCGTCGCGATCAGCGTCGTGAACCCTGATGGCAACGGCGTCGAACTGCCCAACGCGTTCACGTACCGCGGCCCGGCGCCGCGCATCACGTCGGTCACGCCGGCCATCGGCGCCAGTGTCGGCGGCACCGAGGTGCAGGTGGACGGCGCCGACTTCGATGCGGGCGTGAGCGTGTCGGTCGATGCCCTGCCCGCGACGGTGATCTCGGTCACGGCGTCGCGGCTGGTGATTCGCATGCCGGCCCACGCGCCCGCGACCGTCGGACTCACCGTCACCAACCCCGATGCGCAGCTGGCCTGGGCCCCTGCCGTCTACACGTACGTGAACGCCGCGCCGACGATCACGGCGGTGGCTCCCGCCAACGGACCGACCGAGGGTGGAAATGCCGTGACGATCAGCGGATCAGCGTTCGCGGCAGGCGCCACGGTGTCGTTCGGCGGCGTGCCGGCAGTGATCGCCTCGCTCGCGCCCGACACGCTCGTCGTCAAGGCGCCCGCCCACACCAGCGGTGCGGTGAGCGTGCTCGTGAAGAATGCCGACGGACAGTCGGCGACGCTCGTCAACGGCTATGGCTACGACGACACCACGCCGGTCATCACCTCGGTGACACCTGCGAAGGGACCGGTCGCGGGCGGCACCGTCATCACGATCACGGGGCAGCGATTCGGCGCACAGCCGACGGTGGCGGTGGACGGTCGGCCGGCCAGGGTGCTGTCGTCGAGCGACACGGTGGTTAGCGCCGAAACGCCGGCGCACCCGGCGGGGACCGTGGGCGTGTCGCTGGTGACGGCAGGCGGTCAGTCGGCGGTGGCGCCGGCCAGTTTCACTTACGAGCAGACGTCCGCCCCGGCGCCCTTCACGCGGTACTTCGCCGAGGGCGCGTCGGGCGGGTTCTTCCAGACGCGGTTTGCGCTGGCCAACCCGCACGACGAGGCGGTGCCGGTGACGGTGACCTTCACCGACACGCAGGGCACCGCGACGCCGATGCAGGTGACCCTGCCGGCGCGGGCCCGGCTCACGATCGACGAGAACAATCGGCCGGCGCTGGCTTCCGAGGCGTTCGCGACCAAGTTCGAGGCGCCGAAGGTGATCGGAGTGGAGCGGACGATGACGTGGGCGGCCGGCGGGCCGGCCTACGGCGCGCACAGCGAGATCGGCGTCGAGGCCCCGCGCACCTCGTGGGTGCTGGCCGAGGGCGCGACCATTGCCGGGTTCAATACCTTCTACCTGCTGCAGAACCCGACGACGACGGCGGCGCAGGTCAAGGTGCAGTACCTGCTGGCGACCGGGCAGCGGATCGAGAAGATCCACCCGGTGGCGCCCCTGTCGCGGACCAACATCTGGGTGAACAAGGACGATCCGGCACTGGCCGCGGCGGAGATGTCGGCCAGCATCACCTCGCTCAACGACGTGCCAGTGGTGGTGGAGCGGTCGATGTACCGCAACAACGGCAACGAGCTGTTCTCGGCCGGGCACAACAGCGCGGCGGTGGACGCGCCGGCGTTGCGGTGGTTCCTGGCCGAGGGCGCGACGGGCGGGACCTTCGACGAGTTCGTGCTGATTGCCAACCCGAACACGGCGGCCGCGCAGCTGCGGGTGAGTTACCTGCGGGCGGGCAAGGCGCCGCTGGTCAAGACCTACACGGCCGCGGCCCAGAGCCGGTTGACCATCTGGGTGGACCAGGAAGCGCCGGAACTGGCCAACGCGGAAGTGAGCGTGGTGGTGGAGTGCCTGACGGCGACGCCGGTGGTGGTGGAGCGGTCGATGTGGTGGCGGGCAACGCCGGCCGGCGAGTGGGTGGAGGCGCACAACAGCCGTGGCACGACGACGACGGCGGCGCGGTGGCTGGTGGCCGACGGCGAGGCCGGGGGGCCGGGACAGGCGAGCACCTACGTGCTGGTGGCCAACACGGGCGCGACAGCGACGGGCGTGAAGTTCACGCTGCTGACCGAGCAGGGCGCGGGGCGGACGGTGCAGGACACGGTGACGGCCAACGGGCGGTACTCGCTGGACGTGGCCGCGACCTTCCCGGAAGTGGCCAGCGGCCGGTTCAGCGT